A region of Allocoleopsis franciscana PCC 7113 DNA encodes the following proteins:
- a CDS encoding AAA family ATPase: MIKFPGLTVITQIHESANSLVYRGIRQFDQQPIILKLLKEDYPTPSQLIHYRQEYEILRKLDLEGVVKVYNLQNYQNTLVILLEDFGGESLKRWLGEKSFSLSEFLPIALQITQSLGQVHHHNIIHKDINPSNLVFNPQTGQVKLIDFGISTVLARENPSLTSPQLLEGTLAYISPEQTGRMNRSLDYRTDFYSLGVTFYELLTHQLPFQTEEALELVHCHIAKQPVPPHVLEPDIPKIISDIVMKLMAKTAEERYQSAWGIHRDLAECWHQLQQRGKISTFILASADISSRFQIPQKLYGREREVEILLRAFERVATGRVDTEEENSEQVISQNPKGKSHIEMMLVEGYSGIGKSVLVQELYQPITQRRGYFIRGKFEQLQRNVPYSAVIQALTELVRQLLAESEVQLQQWREKLLQSLGSNGQVIIDVIPEVELIVGFQSPVPTLGATESQNRFNLVFQNFIAVFVSPLHPLVIFLDDLQWADRPSLKLMELLMTSSEPGLFLIGAYRDNEVSSAHPLRLTLKDIKNTGTIVNKIFLKPLDLITVNQLISDTLNCSGKRTLPLAELVLAKTEGNPFFVNEFLKSLYAENLLNFIPPQPTLERGEWRWDLEQIKARGITENVVELMAAKIQKLPESTQQVLKLAACIGSRFELKTLAVVSEKSPQETAVNLHSAVVEGLILPLSDAYEVIGDWESSMTNDQLPITDYQSPIPVEYKFIHDRIQQAVYSLISEDVEVRHCRARTHRQVGQLLLQNIPANQREEKIFDIVNQLNLGIELISDQSERDELAKLNLMAGKKAKASIAYEPAFKYLIFGIELFNPPQSPLDQSSWQRQYNLTLELYVEAAEAAYLSTNFEQMEKLAEVVLMQAITLLDKIKIYEILIQSLISQNRLLEAIDTGIKILRLLGLQFPEKPKILNIIFSLIRIKLTLFRKNIKDLIDLPDMTDPIALAAMRLMWSISYAAYLAVPELIPLLAFKMVNLSIKYGNASESASGYAGYGTILCGIIGAIDSGYQLGQLALSLLDKFNAKKLKAKTFLVVNDLIRHWKEHLGETLPALIDSFESGIETGDLEFAALSINAYVYHAYFIGKELGELEQEMAIYSEVIGKLKQETTLYLLKIWRQTVLTLLGRTEHQCRLIGEVYDEEKMLSLHQEANDRTAIFILYFNKLVLCYLFTEYQEAVKNAAITERYLDGGLGVVTVPLFHFYDSLALLAIYPSSKTSVQKRILRKVRANQKKMKKWAHYAPANFLHKFYLVEAERCRVIGQETKAIEWYDYSIAGAEENGYIQEKALAYELAAQYYISKGKDVISKAYMQEARYCYLKWGATRKVRHLEETYPQLLAATKSGIKNGKFISKSTNQSSGEALDLATIMKATQAISGEIVLDKLLESLMKILIENAGAQKGFLILESKGKLRIEASGQVDSEKVTVLQSIPIESVEEYNQTPLLSSTLINYVVRTQESVVLNDATREGQFINDSYIKTHQAKSVLCTPLMNQGKLSGIVYLENNLTTGAFTPKRIEMLSILSAQAAISIENARLYSNMAALNTAYERFVPRQFLQFLDKKSIIDVQLGDQIQQEMSVLFSDIRDFTTLSESMTPQDNFKFINSYLSRMEPAIRENQGFIDKYIGDAIMALFSGAADNALKAGIAMLHRLTEYNQNRMKSGYEPIQIGIGIHTGSLMLGTVGGYNRMDGTVISDAVNLASRVESLTKIYGIPLLITHQTFLRLSNPSDYKIRKIDEVKVKGKSELVTVYEVFDADLSEIQEAKLATLELFKEALFHNHSQNWKEAEKLLLECLRLNPNDKVAQFYQQCCRERNSMI, encoded by the coding sequence ATGATTAAATTTCCTGGTCTTACAGTTATTACACAAATTCATGAAAGTGCTAATTCCTTAGTTTATCGAGGAATAAGGCAATTTGATCAGCAACCGATTATCTTGAAACTGCTTAAAGAAGACTATCCTACCCCCAGCCAACTGATTCACTACCGACAAGAGTATGAAATTCTGCGGAAACTCGACCTAGAGGGGGTAGTGAAAGTCTACAACTTACAGAACTATCAAAATACCCTTGTCATACTGTTAGAGGATTTTGGCGGAGAATCCTTGAAGAGATGGCTTGGTGAAAAATCTTTCTCTTTATCAGAATTTCTGCCCATTGCCCTGCAAATTACTCAAAGTTTAGGACAAGTTCATCATCACAATATTATTCATAAAGATATTAATCCCTCGAATCTCGTTTTTAACCCTCAAACCGGACAAGTTAAACTGATTGATTTTGGCATTTCTACGGTTTTAGCACGGGAAAACCCCAGCCTCACCAGTCCTCAACTGTTAGAAGGAACCTTGGCTTATATTTCTCCGGAGCAAACCGGAAGGATGAACCGTTCCCTAGATTACCGCACGGATTTTTATTCCCTTGGAGTCACCTTTTATGAACTGCTGACTCATCAGCTTCCTTTCCAGACAGAGGAGGCTCTAGAGTTAGTCCATTGTCATATTGCGAAACAGCCTGTACCTCCCCATGTTCTTGAGCCAGATATCCCTAAAATAATTTCCGATATCGTGATGAAATTGATGGCGAAGACAGCAGAGGAACGCTATCAAAGTGCTTGGGGAATTCACAGGGATTTAGCCGAGTGTTGGCATCAATTACAACAGAGGGGAAAGATATCAACATTTATCCTGGCTAGTGCTGATATTTCTTCTCGGTTTCAGATTCCCCAAAAACTTTATGGTAGGGAGCGGGAAGTCGAAATTTTACTCCGAGCATTTGAGCGAGTTGCGACGGGGAGGGTGGATACAGAGGAAGAGAACTCTGAGCAGGTTATATCTCAAAATCCCAAGGGGAAATCTCACATTGAAATGATGCTAGTTGAGGGTTATTCCGGGATTGGTAAATCTGTCTTAGTCCAAGAGCTTTATCAACCGATAACTCAAAGGCGGGGTTATTTTATTCGAGGTAAATTTGAGCAGCTTCAGCGAAATGTTCCTTACAGTGCGGTAATTCAAGCCTTGACTGAATTAGTCCGACAACTGTTAGCAGAAAGTGAAGTTCAGCTTCAGCAATGGCGAGAAAAGTTATTACAGTCTCTCGGTTCTAATGGACAGGTGATTATTGATGTGATTCCTGAAGTTGAGCTGATTGTTGGTTTTCAATCACCCGTCCCCACTTTAGGTGCTACCGAATCTCAGAATCGCTTTAATTTAGTTTTTCAGAATTTCATTGCAGTTTTTGTCAGTCCATTACATCCTCTAGTGATATTTTTAGACGATTTGCAGTGGGCCGATAGACCATCTTTAAAACTCATGGAATTGCTGATGACTTCTTCAGAACCCGGACTCTTTTTAATTGGGGCCTATCGGGATAATGAAGTTAGCTCGGCTCATCCATTGAGGCTTACTCTTAAAGACATAAAAAATACTGGAACAATTGTTAATAAAATTTTTCTTAAGCCTTTAGACTTAATTACAGTAAATCAGCTAATTTCCGATACCCTCAACTGTAGCGGTAAGCGCACTCTGCCGCTAGCGGAACTAGTGCTGGCAAAAACTGAGGGTAATCCCTTCTTTGTAAATGAGTTTTTAAAATCTCTTTATGCAGAAAATTTACTTAATTTTATTCCCCCTCAGCCTACCCTTGAACGGGGAGAATGGCGATGGGATTTAGAACAAATTAAAGCACGGGGAATTACCGAAAATGTTGTCGAACTAATGGCAGCCAAGATTCAAAAGTTACCAGAATCCACGCAACAGGTGTTGAAGTTGGCTGCTTGTATAGGTAGTCGATTTGAGCTAAAAACCTTGGCAGTTGTCTCAGAAAAGTCGCCACAAGAAACAGCGGTGAACCTGCACTCTGCCGTTGTAGAAGGTCTAATCTTGCCTCTCAGTGATGCCTATGAGGTGATTGGAGACTGGGAAAGTTCAATGACCAATGACCAATTACCAATTACCGATTACCAATCACCAATCCCCGTTGAATATAAGTTTATCCATGATCGAATTCAGCAAGCTGTATATTCTCTGATTTCTGAAGATGTCGAGGTACGACATTGTCGTGCTCGTACACACCGACAAGTGGGCCAACTGCTTCTACAAAATATTCCAGCAAATCAGCGAGAAGAGAAAATCTTTGATATCGTTAATCAACTGAATTTAGGTATTGAACTGATTAGTGACCAATCAGAACGAGATGAACTCGCCAAATTAAACCTGATGGCTGGCAAAAAAGCCAAAGCTTCAATAGCCTATGAACCTGCATTTAAATACTTGATTTTTGGTATTGAACTTTTTAATCCTCCTCAATCTCCGCTAGACCAGTCTAGCTGGCAGAGGCAGTATAACTTGACACTCGAACTTTATGTAGAAGCCGCAGAAGCCGCCTACCTCAGCACAAACTTTGAGCAGATGGAGAAATTAGCTGAAGTGGTGTTGATGCAGGCTATAACACTGCTAGATAAAATTAAAATTTACGAAATTTTAATCCAATCTCTTATATCACAAAATCGATTATTGGAGGCTATAGATACAGGTATAAAAATTCTTAGACTTTTAGGATTACAGTTTCCAGAAAAACCTAAAATTTTGAATATTATATTTAGTCTTATTAGAATTAAATTAACTTTATTCAGAAAAAATATTAAGGATTTAATAGACCTACCTGACATGACTGATCCAATTGCTTTAGCCGCCATGCGCCTCATGTGGAGTATTAGTTATGCTGCCTATTTAGCTGTTCCTGAATTGATTCCGTTGCTGGCCTTTAAGATGGTCAATTTATCGATTAAATATGGCAATGCTTCTGAATCAGCCTCTGGGTATGCGGGTTATGGAACAATTCTATGTGGAATAATAGGAGCTATCGATTCTGGCTATCAATTGGGTCAACTGGCGCTCAGTTTGCTTGATAAGTTCAATGCCAAAAAGCTTAAGGCAAAAACATTTCTAGTCGTTAATGACCTGATTAGACATTGGAAAGAGCATCTTGGAGAAACCTTACCAGCTTTGATTGACTCCTTTGAAAGTGGAATAGAAACCGGAGATTTAGAGTTTGCAGCTTTATCCATCAATGCTTACGTTTACCATGCCTATTTTATTGGGAAGGAACTAGGTGAACTTGAACAAGAGATGGCAATCTATAGTGAGGTTATTGGTAAGCTTAAGCAAGAAACAACACTTTATTTACTAAAAATATGGCGGCAGACAGTTCTTACCTTATTAGGCCGGACTGAACATCAGTGCCGTTTAATCGGCGAAGTCTATGATGAAGAAAAAATGCTGTCTCTTCATCAAGAAGCGAATGATAGAACAGCAATCTTTATCTTATATTTCAACAAACTCGTTCTTTGCTATCTATTTACTGAATATCAAGAAGCTGTAAAAAATGCTGCCATAACCGAAAGATATTTGGATGGTGGCTTAGGAGTGGTAACAGTTCCTCTTTTCCATTTTTACGATTCTTTAGCGCTGTTGGCTATTTATCCTTCCAGCAAAACGTCTGTACAAAAGCGCATCTTACGGAAAGTGAGAGCTAACCAGAAAAAAATGAAGAAATGGGCGCACTATGCACCAGCAAATTTTCTGCATAAATTTTACCTTGTGGAGGCAGAACGCTGTAGGGTTATAGGCCAAGAGACTAAAGCAATAGAATGGTATGATTACTCTATAGCAGGTGCCGAAGAAAATGGCTATATCCAAGAAAAAGCTTTGGCTTATGAATTAGCCGCCCAGTATTATATATCCAAAGGCAAAGACGTTATTAGCAAAGCCTATATGCAGGAGGCACGTTATTGCTATCTTAAATGGGGAGCTACTCGCAAGGTAAGGCATTTAGAGGAAACGTATCCTCAGTTACTGGCGGCAACCAAATCCGGAATTAAAAACGGTAAATTTATCTCAAAATCGACTAACCAGAGTTCGGGTGAGGCGTTGGATTTAGCCACAATCATGAAGGCAACACAAGCAATTTCGGGTGAAATTGTATTGGATAAGTTGCTAGAAAGCTTGATGAAGATTTTGATTGAAAATGCAGGGGCACAAAAGGGGTTTCTAATTTTGGAAAGCAAGGGTAAACTGCGAATCGAAGCTTCTGGACAGGTGGATTCTGAAAAAGTTACCGTTTTGCAATCCATCCCTATTGAATCTGTAGAAGAATATAATCAGACGCCTCTCCTTTCATCCACTCTGATTAATTATGTTGTCCGAACACAAGAAAGTGTTGTATTAAATGATGCTACCCGTGAGGGTCAATTTATTAATGATTCCTATATCAAAACTCATCAAGCCAAATCAGTTCTCTGTACGCCGTTGATGAATCAGGGGAAGCTCAGTGGAATTGTTTATCTAGAAAATAATCTAACCACAGGTGCTTTTACCCCAAAGCGAATAGAGATGTTAAGTATACTGTCAGCTCAAGCCGCAATTTCTATTGAAAATGCCCGTCTCTACAGCAATATGGCAGCACTCAATACAGCTTACGAGCGCTTTGTCCCTCGTCAATTTTTACAATTTTTAGACAAAAAAAGCATTATTGATGTACAACTAGGCGACCAAATTCAGCAAGAAATGTCAGTGCTATTTTCCGATATTCGTGACTTCACTACTTTATCGGAAAGTATGACTCCCCAAGATAATTTTAAATTTATTAATAGCTATTTGTCTCGTATGGAACCCGCGATTCGAGAAAATCAAGGGTTTATTGATAAATACATTGGAGATGCAATTATGGCACTGTTTAGTGGTGCGGCGGATAATGCACTAAAAGCGGGAATTGCCATGCTGCATCGCCTCACTGAATATAATCAAAACCGCATGAAATCGGGCTATGAGCCGATTCAAATTGGGATTGGTATCCATACAGGTTCTTTAATGTTGGGAACTGTGGGAGGCTATAACCGGATGGATGGCACAGTCATTAGTGATGCAGTAAACTTAGCTTCCCGTGTAGAAAGCCTGACCAAAATATATGGTATACCGTTATTAATTACTCATCAAACTTTTTTGCGTTTGAGCAATCCATCTGATTATAAAATTCGCAAAATAGACGAAGTTAAAGTTAAGGGTAAGTCTGAATTAGTCACAGTCTATGAAGTATTTGATGCAGATTTGTCTGAAATCCAAGAAGCTAAGTTAGCAACTCTAGAACTATTTAAAGAAGCGTTGTTTCACAATCATTCCCAAAACTGGAAAGAAGCCGAAAAACTTCTTTTGGAATGTTTACGCCTCAATCCCAATGATAAGGTTGCTCAATTTTATCAACAATGCTGTAGAGAACGGAATTCAATGATTTAG
- a CDS encoding lipopolysaccharide assembly protein LapA domain-containing protein has protein sequence MKTIANLLTSIILAAWIAAIAILSIQNIRLISLKFLVFQTIEMPLGIILAFSVGIGAIAGAIAPVLWQLANGQRERYYEEDEDF, from the coding sequence ATGAAAACGATTGCTAATTTACTGACTTCCATTATCCTAGCGGCTTGGATTGCGGCGATCGCGATTCTTTCTATCCAAAATATCAGGCTGATATCCCTAAAGTTCCTTGTGTTTCAAACCATAGAAATGCCTCTAGGCATTATCCTGGCTTTTAGTGTGGGGATTGGGGCGATTGCTGGAGCAATTGCGCCTGTATTATGGCAACTTGCTAATGGGCAACGGGAGAGATATTACGAAGAAGACGAGGATTTCTAA
- a CDS encoding phosphoglucomutase/phosphomannomutase family protein, with translation MSAASSDKKIKFGTDGWRGIIADDFTFSNVCKVTRAIASYLETAYSKDRPVLVAYDTRFLADQFAQTAAEVLADLGWTVKIVDRDCPTPVIAYNARLLNSAGALMFTASHNPAPYCGIKYIPDYAGPATPEITDTIVANIEGADDAPPTGKNSQQISTFDPKPDYLQFIYTLLDVERIRSAQLKVKYDALYSTSRGYLDTVLEHCGCQTESFHTTRDVLFGGGMPEPKGEQLVELVEAVTSDKADLGLATDGDSDRFGIVDEQGNVLTPNTVLLLLARHLIKNKGKTGAIVRTVATTHLLDNFAAKYGLQIYETAVGFKYIGEKMRETEVLIGGEESGGLSIIGHIPEKDGILADMLVAEAIAYEGKPLSQLVEEAIAEADGPLYNKRLDLHLEDDHKVAVLDSFTKNPPGDIAGIKVKEIGRKDGIKLYLEDGSWVLLRPSGTEPLMRVYMETNSPEKQAQIAEIMELMINRLEPVEA, from the coding sequence ATGAGTGCAGCAAGTAGCGACAAAAAAATCAAGTTTGGCACCGATGGCTGGCGCGGGATCATCGCGGATGACTTTACCTTCTCAAATGTGTGTAAGGTAACCCGGGCGATCGCAAGTTATCTAGAAACAGCCTATTCCAAAGACCGACCGGTTTTAGTGGCTTATGATACCCGCTTTCTGGCTGACCAGTTTGCTCAGACTGCCGCTGAAGTTCTGGCAGACTTAGGTTGGACGGTGAAAATTGTGGATCGGGATTGCCCAACGCCGGTTATCGCCTACAATGCCCGTCTGCTGAACTCGGCTGGGGCATTGATGTTTACTGCGAGTCATAACCCTGCACCTTATTGCGGCATTAAGTACATTCCGGATTATGCCGGCCCTGCGACGCCCGAAATTACGGATACGATTGTTGCCAATATTGAAGGGGCTGATGATGCCCCGCCGACGGGTAAGAACAGCCAACAGATCTCGACGTTTGACCCCAAACCCGATTATTTACAGTTTATTTATACCCTGCTGGATGTCGAGCGGATTCGCAGTGCTCAGCTTAAGGTGAAGTACGACGCCCTCTACTCCACCTCTCGCGGTTATTTGGATACGGTTCTAGAGCATTGTGGATGTCAAACGGAGTCTTTCCATACCACTCGTGATGTGTTGTTTGGGGGGGGGATGCCGGAACCCAAGGGCGAACAGTTGGTGGAACTGGTTGAGGCGGTTACCAGTGATAAAGCCGATTTGGGTCTAGCGACCGATGGGGATAGCGATCGCTTTGGTATTGTGGATGAACAGGGAAATGTTCTCACGCCCAATACGGTGCTGCTGTTGCTGGCGCGTCACTTGATTAAAAATAAAGGCAAGACGGGTGCCATTGTCCGGACGGTTGCCACCACCCACCTGCTGGATAATTTTGCGGCTAAGTATGGCTTGCAAATTTATGAGACAGCCGTTGGCTTCAAGTACATCGGTGAGAAAATGCGCGAAACGGAAGTCCTGATTGGGGGCGAGGAATCCGGTGGATTGAGCATTATTGGGCATATCCCGGAAAAAGATGGGATTTTGGCTGATATGCTGGTGGCTGAAGCGATCGCCTATGAAGGGAAACCGTTGAGTCAGCTCGTGGAAGAAGCGATCGCAGAAGCCGATGGCCCTCTCTACAACAAGCGTCTCGACTTACACTTAGAGGATGACCATAAGGTCGCCGTTCTAGATTCCTTCACTAAAAATCCCCCCGGTGACATTGCCGGAATCAAAGTGAAGGAAATTGGTCGTAAAGACGGCATCAAACTCTATTTAGAAGACGGCAGTTGGGTGTTGTTGCGCCCATCGGGAACTGAACCCTTGATGCGTGTTTATATGGAGACGAATTCTCCCGAAAAACAAGCTCAGATTGCTGAAATTATGGAGTTGATGATTAACCGACTTGAACCTGTAGAAGCTTAA
- a CDS encoding Npun_F5560 family protein has product MIQTETPTLHAVQAEVSRLREELQLRDQLVQQLSQELFRLVKGNANFTPPAEVSERHQAQMRVLREQLQDVEQQVTFYQDQITTRDDEIYQLRQSVQELTERSRMLEQVVQELPKIYRQKFAERMVPVREKVAMLQRENRQLHAELQSVSYRLAVRSRNTTRVDLPSFSRPSGGPIPTFGSI; this is encoded by the coding sequence GTGATCCAGACTGAAACCCCAACCCTACATGCGGTTCAAGCTGAAGTTTCTCGTCTGCGAGAAGAGTTGCAACTGAGAGACCAGCTTGTGCAGCAGCTGTCTCAAGAATTATTTCGTCTTGTCAAGGGCAACGCTAACTTCACTCCTCCGGCGGAGGTTTCAGAGCGTCACCAGGCGCAGATGCGTGTCTTACGCGAACAGCTACAAGATGTTGAGCAGCAGGTGACGTTCTACCAAGACCAGATTACCACCCGTGATGATGAAATTTATCAACTGCGGCAATCGGTACAGGAGTTAACCGAGCGATCCCGCATGTTAGAACAGGTGGTACAAGAACTGCCCAAGATTTACCGCCAGAAATTTGCCGAGCGCATGGTGCCGGTACGGGAGAAAGTAGCCATGTTGCAACGGGAAAATCGCCAGCTCCACGCGGAGTTACAAAGTGTGAGCTATCGCCTTGCCGTGAGAAGCCGTAACACTACACGGGTCGATTTACCATCGTTCTCGCGCCCAAGCGGTGGCCCGATTCCTACCTTTGGCAGTATTTAG
- a CDS encoding tetratricopeptide repeat protein translates to MEQEFYNQGLEKVLQGNLEGAIQDFDHALQINPHFTEAYYRRGVVRFDLGDRQGAIEDYTLALQLNCESIESYFGRALAWLALSEPQKALADVKHILNLKPNHTPAYSLQGTAYRQLGDTQAAIASLKNAAQLYLEQKDTVNCRRCLESISQMQATQRRAVMVTEIANFLESALSKIKQGQYRAALEDLNWLLQVEPRHAQALCYRGIVYSKLGHYQEAMRDLAQALQLNPQDAQVLNQRGLVRLELGDYRGAIEDFSQLIQSNPHNIEAYINRGHAYRKYKDFSQAIADYSTALSLKPDHAELYCHRAAVRSDLTDYQGAVDDYQSAANIYLDQHDWASYQQILDKIKREEARVRSTSSRRAASSGPDVIFSYQEKPVWSNTKSTRELQNRLLTLVGGYWGVAERLIELARRKNPGMPENWYLEKVIFDLERDRF, encoded by the coding sequence ATGGAGCAAGAATTTTATAACCAAGGCTTAGAAAAGGTACTTCAAGGAAACCTGGAAGGAGCGATTCAGGACTTTGATCATGCTTTGCAGATTAATCCTCACTTTACTGAAGCTTATTACAGACGGGGTGTGGTTCGTTTTGACTTAGGTGATCGACAAGGTGCGATCGAGGACTATACCCTGGCTTTGCAACTCAATTGTGAGAGTATTGAAAGTTATTTTGGGCGAGCTCTGGCTTGGTTGGCGCTAAGTGAGCCTCAAAAAGCTCTGGCGGATGTCAAGCATATCCTCAACCTTAAGCCTAACCATACTCCTGCTTATAGCCTTCAGGGAACAGCTTACCGTCAGTTGGGAGATACTCAAGCGGCGATCGCTAGTTTGAAGAATGCAGCACAACTTTATCTGGAGCAAAAGGATACTGTCAACTGCCGTCGGTGCTTAGAGAGTATCAGCCAAATGCAGGCAACTCAGAGACGTGCGGTGATGGTAACGGAGATTGCCAATTTCTTGGAGTCAGCGCTCAGTAAAATCAAGCAAGGGCAGTACCGAGCCGCACTCGAAGATTTAAACTGGTTGCTCCAGGTTGAGCCTCGTCATGCTCAAGCGCTGTGTTATCGAGGGATAGTTTATTCTAAACTGGGTCATTATCAGGAAGCGATGCGAGACCTGGCTCAAGCGCTGCAATTGAATCCCCAAGATGCTCAAGTGCTTAACCAGCGGGGACTTGTTCGCCTGGAATTGGGAGATTATCGGGGCGCGATTGAGGATTTTAGCCAGTTAATCCAAAGCAATCCGCACAATATTGAGGCGTATATTAACCGAGGTCATGCCTATCGCAAGTACAAGGATTTTAGCCAAGCGATCGCGGATTATTCAACAGCCCTCAGCCTTAAACCCGATCATGCTGAATTATATTGCCATCGGGCGGCTGTAAGATCCGATTTAACCGATTACCAGGGAGCCGTTGATGATTATCAAAGCGCTGCCAATATTTATTTGGATCAACACGATTGGGCGAGTTATCAACAAATCTTGGACAAGATTAAGCGTGAAGAAGCACGAGTCCGCTCTACTAGCTCCAGACGAGCTGCTTCATCGGGTCCGGACGTAATATTTAGTTATCAAGAAAAACCCGTTTGGTCAAATACTAAATCGACTCGCGAATTACAAAACCGACTCCTCACCCTAGTAGGAGGGTATTGGGGTGTCGCCGAACGACTGATTGAACTGGCGAGGCGCAAAAATCCGGGTATGCCGGAGAATTGGTATTTGGAGAAGGTGATTTTTGATTTAGAACGCGATCGCTTTTGA